Proteins encoded by one window of Pseudomonas sp. LS44:
- the rluC gene encoding 23S rRNA pseudouridine(955/2504/2580) synthase RluC, with translation MTESASPTSGVQLLEVEPEHAGQRIDNYLLARLKGVPRTLIYRILRKGEVRVNKGRIKPEYKLQAGDIVRVPPLRLAERDEPAPLAQGLLERLEAAIVYEDKALIVLNKPAGVAVHGGSGLNYGVIEAFRQLRPDSKDLELVHRLDRDTSGLLMIAKKRSMLRHLHEALRKDGVDKRYMALVRGHWATAKKQVNAPLQKSNLRSGERMVEVNSEGKEALTLFRVLRRFGEFATLVEAKPVTGRTHQIRVHAKHAGHSIAGDSKYGDEDFTREIKGLGGKRLFLHAYMLTVPLPDGGELRLEAPVDEVWAKTLERLIV, from the coding sequence ATGACAGAATCTGCCTCTCCGACTTCCGGCGTTCAGCTGCTTGAAGTCGAACCGGAACATGCCGGCCAACGTATTGATAACTATCTCCTTGCCCGTCTGAAGGGTGTGCCTAGGACCCTGATCTATCGCATTTTGCGCAAAGGCGAAGTGCGGGTGAACAAGGGGCGTATCAAGCCAGAATACAAACTTCAGGCCGGCGACATTGTGCGCGTGCCTCCGTTGCGGCTTGCCGAGCGCGATGAGCCGGCGCCTCTCGCGCAGGGCTTGCTGGAGCGTTTAGAGGCGGCAATCGTCTATGAGGACAAGGCCCTGATCGTCCTCAACAAGCCGGCTGGCGTGGCGGTGCACGGCGGAAGTGGGCTGAACTATGGTGTTATCGAGGCTTTTCGTCAGTTGCGTCCAGATAGCAAGGATTTGGAGTTGGTGCATCGCCTGGATCGGGATACGTCGGGCCTGCTGATGATTGCCAAGAAGCGCAGCATGCTTCGTCATCTGCACGAGGCGTTGCGCAAGGATGGCGTGGACAAGCGTTACATGGCGCTAGTCCGTGGTCATTGGGCGACGGCGAAAAAGCAAGTCAATGCACCTCTGCAGAAAAGCAATTTGCGTTCGGGTGAGCGCATGGTGGAGGTCAATTCTGAAGGCAAGGAGGCGTTGACTCTATTTCGCGTCCTGAGGCGTTTTGGCGAGTTTGCCACCTTGGTCGAGGCTAAGCCGGTCACCGGGCGCACGCATCAGATTCGTGTGCATGCCAAGCATGCCGGCCATTCCATCGCGGGTGACAGTAAGTATGGCGATGAGGATTTCACGCGTGAGATTAAAGGGCTGGGTGGCAAGCGCTTGTTCCTGCACGCCTACATGCTGACGGTTCCGCTGCCCGATGGGGGCGAGCTGCGGCTTGAGGCTCCGGTCGATGAGGTCTGGGCCAAAACCCTGGAGCGGCTCATTGTCTGA
- the plsX gene encoding phosphate acyltransferase PlsX produces the protein MSAPIIAIDAMGGDFGPHCIVPASLAALAEFPSLQLVLVGQAPLVEKLIAQHPAVDRSRLRVVHAAEVISMDERPAQVLRGKPDSSMRIALEMLRDGEVQACISAGNSGALMALSRYILKTLPGIDRPAMVSAIPTSTGYCHLLDLGANVDCSAEHLYQFAVMGAVAAEALGVSSPRVALLNVGTEDIKGNQQVKVAASLLRQAEGLNYIGYIEGDGLYRGEADVVVCDGFVGNILLKSSEGLASMISSRMEALFKQGFGSRLVGTLALPLLRRLQNDLAPARHNGASFLGLQGIVVKSHGSAGPDGFQSAIRRAVVEIREDLPQRLHGRLEHLLL, from the coding sequence TTGTCCGCTCCGATCATCGCGATCGATGCAATGGGTGGGGACTTCGGTCCCCACTGCATTGTTCCGGCCAGCCTAGCTGCGCTCGCTGAATTCCCTTCGTTACAACTGGTCCTAGTCGGCCAAGCCCCTCTTGTAGAGAAATTAATTGCCCAGCACCCCGCTGTGGATCGCTCACGCCTTCGCGTTGTGCATGCTGCTGAAGTAATTTCCATGGATGAGCGACCTGCTCAGGTGTTGCGAGGCAAGCCTGACTCATCGATGCGTATCGCCCTGGAAATGCTGCGTGATGGAGAAGTCCAGGCATGTATCAGTGCCGGCAACAGCGGGGCATTGATGGCGCTTTCCCGATATATCCTGAAGACCCTGCCGGGTATCGATCGTCCTGCGATGGTAAGTGCCATCCCGACGTCGACGGGGTATTGCCACTTACTTGATTTGGGCGCCAATGTCGATTGCAGTGCTGAGCATCTTTATCAGTTCGCTGTGATGGGAGCGGTAGCTGCAGAGGCATTGGGTGTCTCAAGTCCACGTGTTGCCTTATTGAATGTCGGTACCGAGGACATTAAGGGTAATCAGCAGGTGAAGGTTGCTGCCAGCCTGTTGCGGCAAGCCGAGGGTTTGAACTATATCGGCTACATCGAAGGAGACGGCCTCTATCGGGGTGAGGCGGATGTAGTGGTTTGCGATGGTTTTGTCGGCAACATCTTGCTCAAGTCCAGCGAGGGGTTGGCATCCATGATTTCGTCGCGAATGGAGGCGCTTTTCAAGCAGGGTTTCGGTTCCCGTTTGGTCGGTACGTTGGCGTTGCCATTGCTGCGGCGCTTGCAGAATGACTTGGCGCCAGCGCGGCATAACGGCGCGAGCTTCTTGGGGCTGCAGGGTATCGTTGTGAAGAGCCACGGCTCAGCTGGGCCTGATGGCTTTCAAAGTGCAATTCGGCGTGCGGTCGTCGAGATTCGCGAGGATCTGCCGCAGCGTTTGCATGGGCGATTAGAGCATCTGTTGCTGTAG
- a CDS encoding nucleoside triphosphate pyrophosphatase, translated as MQPLLLASSSPYRRELLARLRLPFSSATPDINEAPRDGENPIELVKRLAQEKAQALAASHEQHLIIGSDQVALLRGTILGKPHSMERAIQQLRSASGESVHFLTGLALLNSASGQCQVDYVRFTVNFRQLSEAAIIRYLEAEQPFDCAGSFKAEGLGVSLFRSTQGDDATSLVGLPLIRLVDMLLVEGIQIP; from the coding sequence ATGCAACCTCTACTCCTAGCATCCAGCTCACCTTATCGGCGCGAGTTACTAGCGCGATTGCGCCTACCGTTCAGCTCGGCCACTCCAGACATCAATGAGGCGCCTCGCGACGGCGAGAACCCTATCGAGCTAGTGAAACGCCTAGCTCAAGAAAAAGCCCAGGCCTTAGCCGCAAGCCACGAGCAACACCTGATCATCGGCTCCGACCAAGTCGCACTACTGCGAGGAACTATTCTCGGCAAACCTCACAGCATGGAGCGGGCGATACAGCAGCTGCGAAGTGCAAGCGGCGAAAGTGTGCATTTCCTTACCGGATTGGCATTGCTCAATAGCGCCAGCGGGCAATGTCAGGTGGATTACGTGCGCTTTACCGTTAATTTTCGACAATTGAGTGAAGCAGCGATCATTCGCTATTTGGAAGCGGAGCAACCCTTTGATTGCGCCGGCAGTTTCAAAGCCGAGGGCCTAGGCGTCTCGTTGTTTCGCAGCACTCAAGGCGATGACGCTACCAGCCTGGTAGGGCTTCCACTGATCCGCTTGGTCGACATGCTTCTGGTCGAAGGTATCCAGATCCCTTAG
- a CDS encoding S49 family peptidase — MSDEWKSADAAGDDAKSWQLLEKTLLASVQEQRRSRRWGIFFKLLTFIYLFVAIALLSPSFDLKGGAARSGNHTAVIEIRGVIADKEAASADNVISSLRKAFEDANTKGVILRINSPGGSPVQSGYIYDEIRRLRGEHPDIKLYAVITDLGASGAYYIASAADSIYADKASLVGSIGVTAASFGFVGAMEKLGVDRRIYTSGEHKAFLDPFQPQKAEETQFWQGVLDTTHRQFIASVKKGRGDRLKDAGRPELFSGLVWSGEQALELGLIDGLSSTSAVARDVVGEKELVDFTVQESPFDRFAKKIGASVVEQAALWMGFQGPVLR, encoded by the coding sequence ATGTCGGATGAGTGGAAGTCTGCAGATGCAGCGGGTGACGATGCTAAAAGTTGGCAGTTGTTAGAAAAAACACTGCTGGCAAGCGTTCAAGAGCAGCGTCGGTCGCGGCGTTGGGGGATTTTTTTCAAGCTGCTGACATTTATTTATCTTTTCGTTGCTATCGCGCTGCTTTCGCCTTCGTTCGATTTGAAGGGGGGGGCGGCGCGTAGCGGGAACCACACGGCGGTGATCGAAATTCGGGGGGTGATTGCCGATAAGGAGGCTGCCAGTGCCGATAACGTCATTAGCAGTTTGCGCAAGGCATTTGAGGATGCGAATACCAAGGGAGTGATCCTGCGCATCAATAGCCCTGGTGGTAGTCCGGTGCAGTCTGGTTACATCTATGACGAAATTCGTCGCCTGCGGGGCGAACATCCGGATATCAAGCTGTATGCGGTGATTACTGATCTGGGTGCTTCCGGTGCGTATTACATTGCCAGTGCTGCGGACTCTATATATGCAGACAAGGCGAGCCTGGTCGGCTCCATCGGAGTGACGGCGGCGAGTTTTGGTTTCGTTGGTGCGATGGAGAAACTGGGTGTGGATCGGCGCATCTACACGTCGGGCGAGCACAAGGCTTTTCTAGATCCGTTTCAGCCGCAAAAAGCCGAAGAAACCCAATTCTGGCAGGGCGTACTCGACACCACTCATCGACAGTTTATCGCTAGCGTTAAGAAGGGTCGCGGTGATCGCTTGAAGGATGCTGGGCGCCCTGAGCTGTTTTCCGGCTTGGTTTGGTCTGGCGAGCAGGCGTTGGAATTGGGGTTGATCGATGGGTTGAGCAGTACCAGTGCGGTGGCGCGTGATGTTGTCGGTGAGAAGGAATTGGTCGACTTCACTGTGCAGGAATCACCGTTCGACCGTTTTGCGAAAAAAATCGGCGCCAGCGTCGTTGAGCAGGCTGCGCTGTGGATGGGCTTCCAAGGGCCAGTGCTGCGCTGA
- the murB gene encoding UDP-N-acetylmuramate dehydrogenase — protein MSLQIRERVSLKPFNSFGVDVQARLFAEAHDDDEVREALAYAEQQQLPLLVIGGGSNLLLTADVDALVLRMASRGSRLLSDDGQRVIVEAEAGEPWHPFVLWSLRQGLGGLENLSLIPGTVGAAPMQNIGAYGVELKDVFVGLAALDRHTGELREFSLADCAFAYRDSRFKREAGRWLILRVRLALSRQAALHLDYGPIRQRLVEQGIEAPTPMDVSRAICAIRSEKLPDPNELGNAGSFFKNPLVAAEQADRLRQQYADLVAYPQAGGLVKLAAGWLIERAGWKGFREGDAGVHRLQALVLVNYGEATGGQLLGLARRIQADVAVRFGVALEIEPNVL, from the coding sequence ATGAGCCTGCAGATTCGCGAGCGCGTATCGCTCAAGCCATTCAATAGCTTCGGTGTCGACGTGCAGGCACGCCTGTTCGCCGAGGCGCACGATGATGATGAAGTGCGCGAGGCACTGGCTTATGCCGAGCAGCAGCAACTGCCGTTGTTGGTCATCGGCGGTGGCAGCAATCTTCTCCTGACTGCCGATGTCGATGCGTTGGTGCTGCGCATGGCCAGCCGCGGATCGCGACTTCTCAGCGACGACGGCCAGCGTGTGATTGTCGAAGCAGAGGCGGGCGAGCCATGGCATCCATTCGTCCTCTGGAGTCTGCGGCAAGGGCTGGGTGGCTTGGAGAATCTCAGCCTGATTCCCGGTACCGTGGGTGCCGCGCCGATGCAAAACATCGGTGCTTATGGCGTCGAGTTGAAAGATGTCTTTGTTGGGCTCGCCGCCCTCGACCGGCACACCGGCGAGTTGCGCGAGTTCTCTCTGGCGGACTGCGCCTTCGCCTATCGGGATAGCCGGTTCAAGCGTGAAGCTGGGCGCTGGCTGATCCTGCGGGTGCGTCTGGCCCTGAGTCGCCAGGCGGCTTTGCATCTTGACTATGGCCCAATCCGTCAGCGTCTGGTCGAGCAGGGTATTGAGGCGCCGACGCCTATGGATGTAAGTCGGGCCATTTGCGCAATTCGCAGCGAAAAACTGCCGGACCCCAATGAGCTCGGCAATGCCGGCAGCTTCTTCAAGAACCCCTTGGTGGCGGCGGAGCAGGCCGACCGTTTGCGTCAGCAATACGCAGACCTGGTGGCTTATCCGCAGGCTGGTGGATTGGTCAAATTAGCCGCTGGCTGGTTGATCGAGCGCGCCGGCTGGAAGGGTTTTCGTGAGGGGGATGCGGGCGTGCATCGACTGCAAGCCTTGGTCTTGGTGAATTACGGAGAGGCCACTGGTGGCCAGTTGCTGGGGTTGGCTCGGCGCATTCAGGCCGATGTGGCGGTGCGCTTCGGCGTCGCCCTGGAAATAGAACCAAACGTACTCTAG
- a CDS encoding low molecular weight protein-tyrosine-phosphatase: protein MRVLFVCLGNICRSPTAEGVFRRKLSEAGLAERVTVDSAGTGDWHIGKAADARTSLAARQRGYDLSALRARQVEVADFSRFDLILAMDHSNLRDLQRMQPAVAQAELDLYLRRYDLPLDEVPDPYYGGADGFEQVLDLIEQASDALLAEVRQRL from the coding sequence ATGCGCGTTCTGTTCGTTTGCTTGGGCAATATCTGTCGCTCGCCGACTGCCGAAGGCGTTTTTCGTCGCAAGCTCAGTGAGGCGGGGCTGGCAGAGCGGGTGACGGTCGACTCGGCCGGCACTGGCGATTGGCATATCGGTAAGGCGGCGGATGCCCGTACCAGCTTGGCTGCTCGCCAACGGGGTTACGATCTGTCCGCGCTACGTGCGCGGCAAGTCGAAGTGGCGGATTTTTCCCGCTTCGATCTGATCCTCGCCATGGATCACAGTAACTTGCGCGATCTGCAGCGCATGCAGCCGGCCGTGGCGCAGGCCGAACTGGACCTCTATCTGCGCCGCTATGACCTGCCTCTCGATGAGGTGCCTGACCCGTATTACGGTGGCGCTGACGGTTTTGAGCAGGTCTTGGATCTGATCGAGCAAGCCAGCGATGCGCTGCTCGCCGAAGTGCGGCAACGGCTATGA
- a CDS encoding HAD-IA family hydrolase, with product MSDYRLLIFDWDGTLVDSIQRIVDSMHFAAEGCGLQRLEDASIRGIIGLGLPEAISSLYPVFSDGPSIERFRRLYSERYLAFESEPSPLFAGVEEGLEVFRDQGYRLAVATGKTRHGLDSVLARRGWLKYFDVTRCADETASKPDPLMLNEILRHCQVGAGQALMVGDSVFDLRMAKNAGMDSVAVSYGAQSSALLNDERPCLMIDEFTELRGWLGRHSKNESLLEVDRHVG from the coding sequence TTGTCTGATTACCGGCTACTGATCTTCGATTGGGATGGTACGTTGGTCGACTCGATCCAGCGCATTGTCGATTCGATGCATTTCGCCGCTGAGGGTTGTGGCTTGCAACGGCTTGAGGATGCATCCATCAGGGGCATCATTGGGTTGGGTTTGCCGGAGGCCATCTCCAGTCTGTACCCCGTTTTTTCTGACGGACCATCTATCGAGCGTTTCCGTCGACTCTATAGCGAGCGTTATCTGGCCTTCGAATCTGAGCCGTCGCCTTTGTTCGCTGGCGTTGAGGAGGGGTTGGAAGTTTTTCGTGATCAAGGTTATCGCCTCGCGGTAGCTACCGGAAAAACTCGTCATGGCCTCGATTCGGTACTGGCTCGTCGCGGTTGGTTGAAGTATTTCGATGTCACCCGCTGCGCCGACGAAACTGCCAGTAAGCCCGATCCTCTGATGCTGAATGAAATTCTTAGGCACTGTCAGGTGGGGGCAGGGCAGGCGCTGATGGTTGGAGATTCGGTTTTTGATCTGCGCATGGCTAAAAATGCGGGGATGGACTCGGTGGCGGTTAGTTACGGTGCCCAGTCTTCAGCTCTGCTGAACGATGAGCGGCCGTGTTTGATGATCGACGAATTCACGGAATTACGGGGCTGGCTGGGCCGGCACTCGAAGAATGAATCATTGCTTGAGGTGGATAGGCATGTCGGATGA
- a CDS encoding YceD family protein codes for MLNGPIPPHIDPRKLADRGASLEGEVSLANLVRLCDSLAGNAGTVRAKYTFERDERNAVVMHSAIDVEVKMVCQRCLELVALPIHSECSYAVVKEGADTQSVPKGYDVLELGEGPLDLLELVEDELLLALPIVPTHDPEDCQQPVGLDEPQPSENEVSRSNPFSVLAQLKRDPNV; via the coding sequence ATGTTGAATGGGCCGATTCCACCTCATATTGATCCGCGTAAGTTGGCTGATCGCGGCGCTTCCCTCGAGGGCGAAGTGTCGCTGGCCAATTTGGTGCGACTCTGCGATTCGCTTGCTGGCAATGCTGGCACTGTACGCGCGAAATATACTTTCGAGCGTGATGAGCGAAATGCAGTGGTTATGCACAGCGCAATCGATGTTGAAGTCAAAATGGTATGCCAGCGTTGTCTGGAGCTGGTTGCTTTGCCAATCCACAGCGAATGCAGTTATGCCGTGGTAAAGGAAGGCGCGGATACCCAGTCAGTGCCGAAAGGCTATGACGTGCTGGAGTTGGGCGAAGGTCCTTTAGATTTGCTGGAATTGGTTGAGGATGAGCTATTGCTCGCCTTGCCTATCGTGCCTACGCATGATCCAGAAGATTGTCAGCAGCCGGTGGGTCTCGATGAGCCCCAGCCGAGCGAGAACGAGGTATCGCGGTCCAACCCGTTCAGTGTATTGGCACAGTTAAAGCGTGACCCAAACGTTTAG
- the rne gene encoding ribonuclease E: MKRMLINATQPEELRVALVDGQRLYDLDIESGAREQKKANIYKGRITRVEPSLEAAFVDFGSERHGFLPLKEISREYFKKSPEGRVNIKDVLSEGQEVIVQVEKEERGNKGAALTTFISLAGRYLVLMPNNPRAGGISRRIEGEERNELREALNGLIAPADMGLIVRTAGLGRSSEEMQWDLDYLLQLWSAIKEASLDRAAPFLIYQESNVIIRAIRDYLRQDIGEVLVDSVEAQEEALSFIRQVMPQYASKIKLYEDSVPLFNRFQIESQIETAFQREVKLPSGGSIVIDPTEALVSIDINSARATKGSDIEETALQTNLEAAEEIARQLRLRDIGGLIVIDFIDMTPAKNQRAVEEKVREALEADRARVQVGRISRFGLLEMSRQRLRPSLGETSGIVCPRCNGQGIIRDVESLSLAILRLIEEEALKDRTAEVRAQVPIPVAAFLLNEKRNSITKIELRSRARIVILPNDHLETPHFEVQRLRDDSPEALSGQSSYEMTAAEVEEAQPVSATRTLVRQEAAIKATPRPTPTQVAPASEEPPTPSAQPSLFKGLVKSLVGLFAAKEEQQPVVVEKKAATERQPRSDERRNGRQQNRSRGGRRDDERKPREERQPREERQPREERQAREERQPREARERDDSQPREPQEARRERAPREERKPREDRKPREERVRELRDPLETAPTAQAPTEERAERKPREERQPRPPREERQPRAAVEQDAEDALPNEELLNDEEQEGGEGGDRPRRRSRGQRRRSNRRERQRDADGNLIEGSEEEASNSDEAAPVVAAGVVIAANQATEQSAEQVFNPEETAAPAHQSIASENEQIAVEAVETVAAEVAQPEVIAPVFTETPAVENLAEVEAAPVTPSVAEPVEVAAEPVVEAVAAEVEVHDIVENVAQADEAPAVTAGGRAANDPREVRRRQRETERLAKEAEQAASTPAAIISAPVEETLPVVEAEPATEAAQPVAEVADKAVEPTEERDESTGDAFTGVSPSEHKEADDESKPSV, from the coding sequence ATGAAAAGAATGCTGATTAACGCAACTCAACCCGAAGAGTTGCGTGTTGCCCTGGTAGACGGCCAACGCCTCTATGACCTGGACATCGAATCGGGTGCTCGTGAGCAAAAAAAGGCCAACATCTATAAAGGCCGCATCACCCGCGTCGAACCCAGCCTCGAAGCTGCTTTTGTCGACTTTGGCTCTGAGCGCCACGGTTTCCTTCCCCTCAAAGAAATCTCCCGCGAATACTTCAAGAAGTCCCCAGAAGGCCGCGTCAACATTAAAGATGTGTTGAGCGAGGGCCAGGAAGTCATTGTTCAGGTCGAAAAAGAAGAACGTGGCAACAAGGGCGCAGCCCTGACCACTTTCATCAGTCTGGCCGGCCGCTACCTGGTTCTGATGCCGAACAACCCGCGTGCTGGTGGTATCTCCCGCCGCATCGAAGGCGAAGAACGCAACGAATTGCGTGAAGCACTAAATGGCCTGATCGCTCCGGCGGACATGGGCTTGATCGTGCGCACCGCTGGCCTCGGTCGCTCCAGCGAAGAAATGCAGTGGGACCTCGATTACCTGCTGCAACTGTGGAGCGCTATCAAAGAAGCCTCGCTGGATCGCGCCGCACCTTTCCTGATCTACCAGGAAAGCAACGTCATCATCCGCGCCATTCGTGACTACCTGCGCCAGGACATCGGCGAAGTACTGGTCGACAGCGTCGAAGCCCAAGAAGAAGCCCTCAGCTTCATCCGTCAGGTGATGCCGCAGTACGCCAGCAAGATCAAGCTGTACGAAGACAGCGTACCGCTGTTCAATCGCTTCCAGATTGAGAGTCAGATCGAAACCGCCTTCCAGCGGGAAGTGAAGCTGCCGTCCGGTGGCTCGATCGTTATCGATCCGACCGAAGCTTTGGTGTCCATTGACATCAACTCGGCGCGCGCCACCAAAGGCAGCGACATCGAAGAAACCGCCCTGCAGACCAATCTGGAAGCGGCCGAAGAAATCGCTCGCCAGCTGCGCCTGCGAGACATTGGCGGCCTGATCGTCATCGACTTCATCGACATGACGCCGGCCAAGAACCAGCGCGCCGTGGAAGAGAAAGTCCGCGAAGCACTGGAAGCCGACCGCGCCCGCGTGCAAGTCGGACGCATCTCGCGCTTTGGCCTGCTGGAAATGTCCCGTCAGCGCCTGCGTCCGTCCCTTGGCGAAACCAGCGGTATTGTCTGCCCGCGCTGCAATGGCCAAGGCATCATCCGTGACGTCGAATCGTTGTCGCTGGCGATCCTGCGCCTGATCGAAGAAGAAGCACTGAAAGACCGCACCGCTGAAGTTCGTGCGCAAGTGCCAATCCCGGTTGCCGCCTTCCTGCTCAATGAAAAACGCAACTCGATCACCAAGATCGAACTGCGCAGCCGTGCGCGCATTGTCATCCTGCCAAATGATCATCTGGAGACGCCGCACTTCGAAGTTCAACGCCTGCGCGATGACAGCCCGGAAGCCCTCAGCGGCCAATCCAGCTATGAAATGACCGCCGCTGAAGTCGAAGAAGCCCAACCGGTCAGCGCCACTCGCACACTGGTACGCCAGGAAGCTGCGATCAAGGCCACTCCGCGCCCCACTCCGACCCAAGTAGCACCGGCCAGCGAAGAGCCCCCTACCCCCAGCGCACAGCCCAGTCTGTTCAAGGGTCTGGTCAAATCGCTGGTAGGTCTGTTCGCCGCCAAGGAAGAGCAACAGCCGGTCGTCGTCGAGAAGAAAGCTGCGACCGAGCGCCAGCCACGCAGCGACGAACGCCGCAACGGTCGTCAGCAGAATCGCAGTCGTGGCGGTCGTCGTGATGACGAGCGCAAGCCGCGCGAAGAACGCCAGCCCCGCGAGGAGCGTCAACCTCGCGAAGAGCGTCAGGCTCGTGAGGAACGTCAACCGCGTGAAGCGCGCGAGCGTGACGACAGCCAGCCGCGTGAGCCGCAAGAAGCCCGTCGCGAGCGAGCTCCTCGTGAAGAGCGCAAACCACGCGAAGACCGCAAGCCCCGCGAAGAGCGCGTACGTGAGCTGCGTGATCCGCTGGAAACAGCCCCGACCGCTCAAGCACCTACCGAAGAGCGCGCCGAACGCAAACCACGCGAAGAGCGTCAACCGCGTCCGCCGCGTGAAGAGCGCCAACCGCGTGCTGCCGTGGAGCAGGACGCCGAGGACGCTCTGCCAAACGAAGAGCTGCTGAACGATGAAGAGCAGGAAGGCGGTGAAGGCGGTGATCGCCCGCGCCGTCGCTCCCGCGGCCAGCGTCGTCGCAGCAATCGTCGCGAACGCCAGCGCGATGCTGACGGCAATCTGATTGAAGGTAGCGAAGAAGAAGCCTCTAACTCCGATGAAGCCGCCCCAGTAGTGGCCGCCGGCGTCGTAATCGCCGCTAACCAAGCGACCGAGCAAAGCGCTGAGCAGGTTTTCAATCCTGAAGAAACCGCCGCTCCCGCTCATCAGTCGATTGCCAGCGAAAACGAGCAAATCGCCGTCGAAGCCGTCGAAACAGTAGCTGCTGAAGTTGCACAGCCTGAAGTCATCGCACCGGTCTTCACAGAGACGCCTGCCGTAGAAAACCTGGCCGAGGTTGAAGCCGCACCGGTGACGCCGAGCGTTGCTGAACCGGTAGAAGTAGCTGCCGAACCCGTAGTGGAAGCTGTCGCAGCGGAAGTCGAAGTCCACGACATCGTAGAGAACGTTGCGCAAGCGGATGAAGCACCTGCTGTTACCGCTGGTGGCCGCGCCGCCAATGATCCGCGCGAAGTACGTCGCCGTCAGCGTGAAACCGAGCGCCTGGCTAAAGAAGCTGAGCAGGCCGCTAGCACTCCCGCTGCGATCATCAGCGCGCCGGTTGAAGAAACCCTTCCGGTTGTCGAAGCCGAGCCCGCCACTGAGGCCGCTCAACCAGTAGCAGAAGTAGCCGATAAAGCTGTTGAGCCAACTGAGGAGCGTGACGAGAGCACTGGCGACGCATTTACCGGCGTCTCGCCAAGCGAGCACAAAGAAGCCGATGACGAGTCCAAACCTTCGGTTTAA
- the rpmF gene encoding 50S ribosomal protein L32: protein MAVQQNKKSRSARDMRRSHDALEASTLSVEKSTGEVHLRHHVSPEGVYRGRKVIDKGADE, encoded by the coding sequence ATGGCTGTTCAGCAGAACAAAAAATCCCGCTCTGCCCGTGACATGCGTCGCTCTCATGACGCTCTCGAGGCTAGCACTCTGTCCGTAGAGAAAAGCACTGGTGAAGTGCATCTGCGTCACCACGTATCTCCGGAAGGTGTATACCGTGGTCGCAAAGTGATCGATAAAGGCGCTGACGAGTAA
- the kdsB gene encoding 3-deoxy-manno-octulosonate cytidylyltransferase — protein sequence MSQAFTVVIPARYASTRLPGKPLQDIAGKPMVQHVWEQARKSQAQRVIVATDDARIVEVCQGFGADVLLTREDHNSGTDRLAEVASQLGLSGDAVVVNVQGDEPMIPPVIIDQVAANLLAHAEAAISTLAEPIDAAATLFNPNVVKVLTDINGLALTFSRAPLPWARDDFAVSREQLPAGIPYRRHIGIYAYRAQFLHDFVTWGPCWLENCESLEQLRALWHGVRIHVADALQAPPTGVDTAEDLERVRRLLGA from the coding sequence ATGAGCCAGGCGTTCACCGTGGTCATTCCTGCCCGTTACGCGTCGACTCGCCTGCCGGGTAAGCCCTTGCAGGACATCGCTGGCAAGCCAATGGTCCAGCATGTCTGGGAGCAGGCGCGCAAAAGCCAGGCCCAGCGGGTGATCGTTGCCACCGACGATGCGCGCATCGTCGAGGTGTGCCAGGGTTTCGGCGCTGACGTACTGCTGACCCGCGAGGATCACAACTCGGGCACCGACCGCCTGGCCGAGGTGGCCAGTCAACTGGGGTTGTCTGGTGATGCCGTCGTCGTCAATGTCCAAGGCGATGAGCCGATGATCCCGCCGGTGATCATCGACCAGGTGGCAGCCAATCTGCTCGCCCACGCCGAGGCGGCGATCTCCACTTTGGCCGAGCCGATCGATGCGGCGGCGACCCTGTTCAATCCCAATGTGGTCAAGGTCTTGACCGATATCAATGGCCTGGCACTGACCTTCAGTCGCGCGCCATTGCCTTGGGCGCGGGATGATTTCGCGGTCAGCCGGGAACAGTTGCCCGCCGGCATACCTTATCGCCGGCATATTGGCATCTATGCCTACCGTGCCCAGTTTCTTCATGACTTCGTCACTTGGGGCCCATGCTGGCTGGAGAACTGTGAGAGCCTGGAGCAGCTCCGAGCGCTATGGCACGGCGTGCGAATTCATGTGGCCGATGCCTTGCAGGCGCCGCCAACCGGCGTCGATACGGCGGAAGACCTTGAGCGCGTCCGCCGCCTGTTGGGGGCTTGA